The Pyrus communis chromosome 9, drPyrComm1.1, whole genome shotgun sequence genome has a segment encoding these proteins:
- the LOC137745493 gene encoding putative pectinesterase/pectinesterase inhibitor 28, with the protein MAYGEDLDRRSKKQIVIISVSAFLLMAMVVAVAAGFIMEKGFYNSPVSGSKGSSHDKSASMKAIKAICQPTDYKQECLDSLSYASGNTTTDPIELIEYGFKVAMKHVTDAAKKSDFLRKLEKDPRTSNALDACEELMDLALSELRQSVVRLGYIDDFIKFNEMLVDLKVWLSATITYQESCLDAFENTTSSTDAAEEMKSVLNTSMHLSSNALAMVSQVFSAFTDLNNPDSSHRRLLQFDVPVIGHGEFEDPKWYGGEGRKLLTTSTSSAPKINKPDIIVAKDGSGSYKTITEALDHVPKYGNETFIIYIKEGVYNEHILVTRSMTSVMMIGDGANKTRITGNKNFVDGMPTYHTATVAIQGDHFMAMDIGFENSAGPEKHQAVALRVSADEAIFYRCSMDGYQDTLYTHAQRQFYRDCTISGTIDFVFGDATAVFQNCTFLIRKPLPNQSCIVTAQGRKERRQPSAIIIQNSTITGDPDYFPVKDENKAYLGRPWKEYSRTIIMDSYIDDVIQPEGWLPWEGEWGLKTCFYAESGNTGPAANKARRVTWRGIKQITENHAADFTPGRFFRGDKWIRLSGVPYIPGLTTSNKSKTATTRATSLSKGI; encoded by the exons ATGGCGTACGGAGAAGATTTAGATAGGAGATCGAAGAAGCAAATCGTCATCATCAGCGTATCTGCGTTTTTATTGATGGCaatggtggtggcggtggcagCTGGTTTCATCATGGAAAAGGGTTTCTACAATAGTCCAGTCAGTGGCAGCAAGGGCAGCTCCCATGACAAGTCAGCCTCAATGAAAGCAATCAAAGCCATTTGCCAGCCAACCGATTACAAGCAAGAATGTCTCGACAGCCTCAGCTACGCCTCCGGAAACACCACCACTGATCCAATAGAGCTCATTGAATACGGCTTCAAGGTTGCAATGAAGCACGTAACCGATGCTGCCAAAAAATCCGACTTCTTGCGAAAGCTCGAGAAGGATCCCCGAACCTCCAATGCCCTCGACGCGTGCGAAGAGCTCATGGATTTGGCGCTTAGTGAGCTCAGGCAATCGGTTGTGCGACTTGGGTACATCGATGATTTTATAAAGTTTAATGAAATGTTGGTGGATTTGAAGGTCTGGCTTAGTGCTACAATCACTTATCAAGAAAGCTGCTTGGATGCTTTTGAGAATACTACTAGCTCTACTGATGCAGCGGAGGAGATGAAGAGTGTGTTGAATACCTCTATGCATTTGAGTAGCAATGCCCTTGCCATGGTATCTCAAGTATTTTCAGCCTTCACTGACTTGAACAACCCTGATTCTAGCCACCGCCGCCTCCTCCAATTTGATG TCCCTGTTATTGGTCACGGGGAATTCGAAGATCCCAAGTGGTATGGAGGTGAAGGCAGAAAACTTCTCACAACCAGTACCAGTTCTGCTCCGAAAATTAATAAGCCCGACATCATTGTGGCAAAGGATGGAAGTGGAAGCTACAAGACCATCACTGAGGCGCTAGACCATGTCCCCAAGTATGGCAATGAAACCTTTATCATCTACATCAAGGAAGGAGTATATAATGAGCATATCCTGGTTACCAGGAGCATGACGAGCGTGATGATGATCGGAGATGGTGCAAATAAGACTAGGATCACCGGAAACAAGAACTTTGTAGATGGCATGCCCACCTACCATACTGCCACCGTTG CTATTCAGGGAGATCATTTCATGGCAATGGACATAGGGTTTGAGAACTCTGCTGGTCCGGAGAAACATCAGGCTGTTGCATTGAGGGTGAGTGCTGACGAGGCAATCTTCTACAGGTGTTCAATGGACGGGTACCAAGACACCCTTTACACACACGCACAACGCCAATTCTACCGCGACTGCACCATCTCCGGCACCatagattttgtttttggtgatgCAACTGCAGTCTTCCAAAACTGCACTTTCTTGATCCGCAAGCCATTGCCAAACCAGTCTTGCATTGTGACAGCTCAAGGCAGGAAAGAACGGCGCCAGCCATCTGCAATCATCATTCAAAACAGCACAATCACCGGCGATCCTGATTACTTCCCTGTCAAGGATGAGAACAAGGCATATCTTGGCCGTCCATGGAAGGAGTATTCGAGGACAATCATCATGGACTCGTACATTGATGATGTGATTCAACCGGAAGGTTGGTTACCTTGGGAGGGTGAGTGGGGGCTTAAGACATGCTTCTACGCAGAGTCAGGCAACACAGGCCCTGCTGCTAACAAGGCAAGGCGCGTGACATGGCGTGGGATCAAGCAGATTACTGAAAATCATGCTGCAGATTTCACACCCGGTAGGTTCTTCAGGGGTGATAAGTGGATTAGGCTCTCTGGTGTTCCTTATATCC